One window from the genome of Xenorhabdus bovienii SS-2004 encodes:
- a CDS encoding DUF927 domain-containing protein, whose translation MMADIQHTQTHPKFTLSDKTARQKALDLIQTVKKSAMYHWENLLPACGIDIPAKGKHGACPICGGTDRFHFIDDHHYGNWHCRQCDIPNYGDGLDLVAKTKGISITEAAKIVADVLALPLPEPKPARKIIQTTQPIADRVAALMAQTVAGQSPYLAAKGLHCPNQRLLPDNSAVLRLATLDKKVTGAQIIKPDGEKKLLTGSQKKGAFIALSALEEHPDTAIITEGYATALTVNQLCNGAVLAALDAGNLLSVAQSVRERWPETKIIIAADNDWHHPDELDKNGNPKVNIGKISAEKVALAVNGWVTLPSTEYKADWDDYRQQHGIESAKQTFSNGLYQVVENVAVSKSVTANSDEYREKEYDPLKPHIDIRKNGIYWVEPKEQGGEIVEVEKWLSDYMEIVGIGNDGSEGYLIIKLRQEGSGKYIVEAFPRREIGMPVGWARLRSRGMNITVKNSLLPILAEHLQRSGDRREWIVTQKAGWHCGAYVMPDGEIIGQPYMPVAFSGGTSAIAGYVVRGTAEEWKMHVASLLKGNRSMMLGVLVGLSAPLNSLTGGSCFGVHSFAQSSAGKTTTVEAASSLYGDPEELKLSWHGTNHGLNNEAAARNDGFMPIDEIGQSSNPKEVANSAYSLFNGVGKIQGKREGGNRAVIRWKIAALSTGEEDLETFLIKGGITPKAGQLVRLLSVPFIDTECFNGYEDGDSHARAIKRESKRYCGAAGRAWVQWLSVNQEQVIEVTARKEKEWLDGLPEEASAQVKRVAVRFALLDAAGELAIHITGWSKEASHAAIKQSFDDWLADFGIGNREKYQVITRTRDFIQKYGLSRFQPYTYGRPNGDIDTSHSMRISDLAGYLVHNRRNDGQTEYHIIPSVFEAEILQGLQKKSGFEALEEAGMLVKAEKDRFISKTISVNGTQGRFVVLIFRDED comes from the coding sequence ATGATGGCTGATATACAGCATACCCAAACTCACCCTAAATTTACACTTTCAGATAAGACCGCTCGTCAAAAAGCGCTCGATCTGATTCAGACCGTGAAAAAGTCCGCCATGTATCATTGGGAAAATCTGCTGCCTGCATGTGGCATTGATATTCCGGCCAAGGGTAAACATGGCGCTTGCCCGATCTGCGGTGGCACCGACCGTTTTCATTTTATTGATGATCACCATTACGGCAACTGGCATTGCCGCCAGTGTGACATTCCGAACTATGGCGATGGGCTGGATTTGGTAGCAAAAACCAAAGGAATTTCTATTACTGAGGCGGCGAAAATCGTTGCGGATGTACTGGCATTACCTTTGCCCGAACCTAAACCAGCCAGAAAAATCATTCAAACAACACAGCCGATTGCCGACAGAGTGGCAGCTCTGATGGCGCAAACTGTTGCCGGACAATCTCCCTATCTGGCCGCCAAAGGGCTGCATTGCCCTAATCAGAGGTTGTTGCCCGATAATTCAGCAGTGTTGCGGCTCGCAACACTGGACAAAAAAGTAACAGGTGCGCAGATCATCAAACCGGATGGTGAGAAAAAATTACTCACTGGCAGCCAGAAGAAAGGTGCGTTTATCGCTCTGTCAGCGCTGGAAGAACACCCCGACACAGCCATCATTACCGAAGGTTACGCCACGGCACTCACGGTTAACCAACTCTGTAACGGCGCTGTTCTGGCAGCACTGGACGCAGGCAATCTGCTCTCCGTTGCTCAATCAGTCAGGGAACGCTGGCCAGAGACAAAAATTATTATTGCAGCAGATAACGACTGGCATCATCCCGACGAACTGGATAAAAACGGCAACCCAAAGGTAAATATCGGCAAGATTTCAGCAGAAAAAGTTGCTCTTGCGGTTAATGGTTGGGTTACGTTGCCCTCCACGGAATACAAAGCTGACTGGGATGATTATCGTCAGCAGCATGGCATTGAGTCAGCAAAACAGACATTCAGTAATGGGTTGTATCAGGTGGTAGAGAACGTAGCGGTGTCAAAATCTGTGACCGCTAATTCAGATGAATACCGAGAGAAAGAATACGATCCGCTAAAACCCCATATCGATATTCGCAAGAACGGAATTTACTGGGTTGAACCTAAAGAGCAAGGTGGCGAAATCGTCGAAGTTGAAAAATGGTTGAGTGATTACATGGAGATAGTCGGCATTGGCAATGATGGCAGCGAAGGCTATCTCATTATCAAGCTACGCCAGGAAGGTTCGGGAAAATATATTGTTGAGGCATTTCCCCGCCGTGAAATCGGGATGCCGGTTGGCTGGGCAAGATTGCGCTCGCGGGGAATGAATATCACCGTAAAAAACAGTTTGTTGCCTATTTTAGCTGAACATCTGCAACGCAGCGGTGATCGCCGTGAATGGATTGTGACGCAGAAAGCGGGCTGGCACTGCGGAGCGTATGTGATGCCGGACGGTGAAATCATCGGCCAACCCTATATGCCCGTGGCATTCAGTGGCGGTACATCCGCAATTGCCGGTTATGTGGTCAGAGGAACAGCCGAAGAGTGGAAAATGCACGTTGCGTCATTACTGAAAGGCAACCGGTCAATGATGCTGGGCGTACTGGTGGGATTGTCTGCACCACTTAACTCACTGACAGGTGGTAGCTGCTTTGGTGTGCATTCATTCGCCCAATCCTCCGCAGGGAAAACCACCACCGTTGAGGCTGCCAGCAGCTTATACGGTGATCCCGAAGAACTTAAATTATCGTGGCACGGTACTAACCACGGTTTAAATAATGAAGCCGCTGCCCGTAATGATGGTTTCATGCCCATTGATGAAATAGGGCAAAGTTCGAATCCGAAGGAAGTCGCAAACAGTGCCTACAGCCTGTTCAACGGTGTCGGTAAGATTCAGGGAAAACGGGAAGGCGGGAACCGCGCGGTGATCCGCTGGAAAATTGCCGCCCTTTCAACAGGCGAGGAAGATTTAGAAACGTTCCTGATAAAAGGTGGGATCACCCCAAAAGCCGGGCAGCTTGTCAGGTTGCTCAGTGTGCCCTTTATTGATACGGAATGTTTCAATGGCTATGAGGATGGTGATTCTCATGCAAGAGCCATCAAACGTGAATCCAAACGCTATTGTGGTGCAGCGGGTCGGGCATGGGTTCAATGGTTGTCTGTAAATCAGGAGCAGGTAATCGAAGTAACCGCCCGTAAAGAAAAAGAGTGGCTTGATGGCCTGCCAGAAGAAGCCTCAGCCCAAGTCAAGCGCGTTGCTGTTCGTTTCGCGTTACTGGATGCTGCCGGAGAGCTGGCAATCCATATTACCGGCTGGAGTAAAGAAGCGAGTCATGCGGCGATAAAGCAAAGTTTCGATGATTGGTTAGCTGATTTTGGCATCGGAAATCGGGAAAAATATCAGGTTATCACCCGTACTCGTGACTTTATCCAAAAATACGGGCTTTCACGCTTCCAACCTTATACCTACGGCAGGCCAAATGGTGATATTGATACATCACACTCCATGAGAATTAGCGATCTTGCCGGGTATCTGGTGCATAACCGTCGTAATGATGGGCAAACGGAATACCACATTATTCCCAGTGTATTTGAAGCAGAGATATTGCAGGGATTACAGAAGAAATCCGGTTTTGAGGCCTTAGAAGAAGCCGGAATGCTGGTTAAAGCGGAAAAAGATCGCTTTATCAGCAAAACCATTTCAGTAAACGGCACTCAGGGGCGATTTGTGGTGCTGATTTTCAGGGATGAAGATTGA
- a CDS encoding IS1 family transposase (programmed frameshift), whose protein sequence is MAKVDVYCRYCHKSEQVKGHGKGNGGHPRYRCYSCCKVFQLAYTYQACKPGVKEQIVDIAMNNGGIRDTARILKVATATVMKTLKNLRPRNVTTLPLAECGIQIVCEIDEQWSFVGNKKNQRWLWYAWEPRLKRIVAHVFGDRSRKTLDKLLTLLSSFTIRFYCTDDYVVYDPLPEEEHLTGKAFTQRIERTNLTHRTRIKRLNRKTIGYSKSEEMHDKVIGTFIEREHYF, encoded by the exons ATGGCCAAAGTTGATGTCTATTGCCGTTATTGCCACAAATCAGAACAGGTCAAAGGACATGGGAAAGGAAATGGCGGACATCCTCGTTATCGCTGTTATAGCTGCTGTAAGGTCTTTCAGTTGGCGTATACCTATCAGGCCTGCAAACCCGGCGTTAAAGAACAGATTGTCGATATCGCGATGAATAACGGGGGAATTCGTGACACCGCTCGGATCCTGAAAGTCGCCACCGCCACCGTCATGAAAACATTAAAAA ACCTCAGACCCCGAAACGTAACGACACTTCCCCTTGCGGAATGTGGCATCCAGATTGTCTGTGAAATCGACGAGCAATGGTCGTTTGTCGGCAATAAGAAAAACCAACGCTGGCTTTGGTATGCTTGGGAACCCCGCCTGAAGCGAATAGTGGCTCATGTTTTTGGCGATCGCAGTCGAAAAACGTTAGACAAGCTGCTTACCCTCTTATCTTCCTTTACTATTCGGTTTTACTGCACGGATGACTATGTTGTTTATGACCCACTTCCCGAGGAAGAGCACTTGACTGGAAAGGCGTTTACTCAGCGTATAGAGAGAACGAATTTAACGCATCGTACCCGAATCAAAAGGCTGAATAGAAAAACCATTGGGTATTCAAAATCGGAAGAAATGCACGATAAAGTGATAGGAACCTTTATTGAACGTGAACATTATTTTTAA